From Gossypium raimondii isolate GPD5lz chromosome 11, ASM2569854v1, whole genome shotgun sequence:
aagaattattaaaCCGGTTCAACAAATGGTTTTTAtcccaacttttattttttatcaatttcgaGTAGTTTTCGGTTCAATTGGTTTGACTCCTTTATTGGACTATGATTTTCAATGCAACTGGTCCAACCAATCAATCTAGTCATCCAAAAAATACTAGTCACATCATCAAATCTTGACGAAATCTAAGTATCAaattagataataaaaatataggtatCAAAACAAACCTAGTTCCCAAGTTCAAggaccaaaaattatattatccttttttctctttcacTTCCTCActcatttttcttattataaacCCTTCCCATTTGAGATTTTCCAGGCAACCAAGCAACCCAAACCTTGCAAAAGAAAAGAGTTTTATTTTACTATGTCATTCGTCGGAGGTTCAATGAATTTACCGGCGAAGTCAATTACCCGCGACGACGGTCACCCATTATTCACCAATTCCAAACAAACAGAACTCCAAAAATACCCCAAAAAACCTACCGTTTCTCCTACGTTAGCTGAGCTATTAATGCATGTCGACGACGCCCAAAATTCTCCCGTCGATCATCGAGCTGTTGAGATCGGTTACGGCTGTAGTTCACTCCCATCGTcaaatcctttctttctttgtttcaatAACTTGACTTACAGTGTTAAAGTTCGTAAGAAGCTGGGATCGATCCCATTTTGTGGGAAAAACAGTGATGAGACTGAATCTAATGGGATTAATACCAAGATTTTATTGAATGAAATCTCTGGTGAAGCTCATGAAGGTGAAATAATGGCGGTTCTTGGTGCTAGTGGCTCTGGTAAATCCACTTTAATTGATGCATTAGCGAATCGTATTGCTAAAGATAGCTTAAAAGGGACATTAACGTTGAACGGCGAAGTATTGGAATCAAAGCTTTTGAGGGTTATATCGGCTTATGTTATGCAAGATGATCTTCTTTTTCCGATGCTCACCGTCGAAGAGACGTTGATGTTTTCAGCCGAGTTCCGATTACCTCGATCGCTTTCGAAATCGAAAAAGAAAGCTAGAGTTCAAGCTTTGATTGATCAATTAGGGTTGAGAAGTGCGGCGAAAACGGTGATCGGAGATGAAGGACATCGAGGTGTTTCCGGTGGGGAGCGACGTCGGGTTTCGATTGGGATCGATATAATCCATGATCccattgttttgtttttggatGAACCAACTTCGGGTTTGGACTCTACGAGTGCGTTCATGGTAGTTAAGGTCTTGCAACGGATTGCGCAGAGTGGGAGTATTGTGATTATGTCAATACATCAACCGAGTTATCGGATTTTGAGCTTGCTTGATCGGTTGATTTTCCTTTCACATGGGAACACGGTTTTTGCCGGCTCGCCGGGGATGCTTCCATCATTTTTTGCGGAATTCGGACATCCGATACCGGAGAATGAAAACAAGACGGAATTTGCTCTCGATTTGATTCGGGAACTCGAAGAAACACCGGGTGGAACAAAAAGCTTAgttgaatttaacaaatcatgGCAAGCTAGAAAGAATCAAAGAAATGGATTCTCGATGAGATCAAATCTTTCACTCAAAGATGCAATAAGTGCAAGTATCTCGAAAGGGAAGTTAGTTTCCGGTGCAACCAACGATTCGAACCCAACCGCTTCGGTGCCGATTTTCGCAAACCCGCTTTGGATCGAGATGATGGTTATTGCCAAACGATCGATGACGAACTCGAGAAGAATGCCTGAATTGTTCGGGATTCGATTAGGCGCGGTTGTCATTACCGGGATCATCTTAGCCACCATGTTTTGGAAGCTAGACAATTCACCGAAAGGCATCCAAGAACGTTTAGGTTTCTTCGCTTTTGCCATGTCAACAACGTTCTACACTTGCGCCGAAGCAATCCCGGTTTTCCTCCAAGAACGATATATTTTCATGAGAGAAACAGCTTACAATGCTTATCGTCGATCATCGTATGTATTAGCTCACTCGCTAATCTCTATCCCATCTCTAGTTATCCTCTCGATGGCCTTCGCCGCAATAACCTTTTGGGCGGTCGGACTCGCTGGTGGCCTTTCCgggttcttcttcttcttcctaaCAATCTTCGCCTCCTTTTGGGCCGGAAGCTCGTTCGTAACATTCCTCTCAGGCATCGTCTCCCATGTCATGTTAGGCTTCACTGTTGTTGTCGCCGTCTTAGCCTACTTCCTCCTATTCAGTGGATTCTTCATTTCTCGTAACCGAATACCCTTATACTGGATCTGGTTCCATTACATCTCTCTAGTTAAATACCCTTACGAAGCTGTTCTTCAGAACGAGTTCGATGACCCGACGAAATGCTTCGTCCGAGGAGTTCAAATGTTCGACAACACACCACTCGGGGAGGTGCCGTTGTCTGTGAAACTGAAGCTATTGCAAAGCATGAGCGGTGTGTTGGGTGCCAACATCACCGGGTCGACCTGCGTGACTACCGGAAAAGATCTTTTGGTACAACAAGGTATTACCGATATAAGCAAATGGAATTGTTTATGGATCATCATTGCATGGGGattttttttcagaattttgttttattttactttgttgcTCGGGAGCAAGAACAAGagaaagtaaaattaaaaattattattcaaaaaaaaaaaaaaagtgagatgAAGAGGTTATGGTTGGCTTCTTTAGAGTTCAAAGTTTATCAATATTTGTCTAATTTCAGTGAATATTTGTGAAGAATTTCATATTTGACTAATGAATTATCATGAGTAATATTGGATTATGTTATTCAAGTtcttaattttgctaaaatatttatactgCACGccaattaaattttggattactATTTGTAATTTCAATGATTGTTTTTAagacatttttaaattttgatttagtattGTAAGTACttgaaattgataataaaataatagctaTTGACTTTGAAATAGAACATTTAATGAGGCTAACAAATAAGGTCGATTAATTATCTCAACTTTTATTTCTGAGTTaagagttttaaaataaaatttaatcaaactaGAAATtgagggtctgtttgattgccaagaaaatattttccgtaaaatgatttcggaaaatttttacttttcgtaaaatggtttcttggaaaatattttacggtgtttgattgaatctgtataaaatattttcggtttgtttgatgatttcctagaaatatttttcaaaaaattatttttacatatattgcaatgatttatttataataatactcaattattaagctattaatcgttataaattgaaaaaaattaatatcaaataaattatttgtaattgtgttaaaaaaacaagtattgaataattaaaaaaataagttactGAAAAATCGATAAACAGAAGCAGTTTTCTACCAGAAATGAAAGAGGCGATAGAGAgaagagcacggaaaatgtcttacgaaaattgaaagggtaagacattttccctaaaatgtaacccatttttccttgttttggagttcattttccaaatgggaaatgttttccgccaatcaaatgctggaaaagttgaaaataattttccggaaaatcaattcattcaatcaaacagaccctgaGAAAGAGAGGCAGGAGGGGCTAGacccaaaaaattgaaaatttataattgttaccctttaacatgttaaaattataaattaataatgataaattttaatttaatcttttaaatttctaaaaatcttataaaatttataacttaattctagcccaacaaaattaattttcctgaCTTAGACTTTGGATCAATTACGGATCTGACTACATAAATGCATCGAACTAAAACGGAACTAAAACGGGGCCATTCGGTACTACCAGTCATACCGGCTGGTCCATCCCATTTCAGTCTTAAATGGATATAAAGTAGTTTAAGTTTTTTTCGAACGTACCAACCTGTATGACtggtagaaaattaaaatattttaaattaaatattaatttttttatgttaattactttttataatcacatttaaaaataaaaaatatatattcatttgattaagttattaaactttatttaataattttaaaatataaataaatttacatatattgaaatatatttgtatgtatgtataaaaacattaacataaataaaaatatattttaaatatcggCACATAACAATAATAGAACAGATACCGAGTACCTTAAACTTCATAGTATATAATCAACGCAACAGAACATGAAGATGACTAGAAAAGTTATCAAAGCAAACTGCAGtgtatttagaaaataattgaaatatattggcatgtatatataacatatatgaaattatttaaaaattatagataaacCTGAAACGGTATACCAAAAACACACAAATATCAGCACGTAATAATATCAGCACAAAAATGATACCATCTACTGGTTCGATACCAACCACCTTAAACTCCATACAATATAAGCAACAAAACAGAACATGATTAAAAAGGTTATCAAAGCAAAGCTGTAGTGTTTAACGATGTTTTCGTCAAATCCAGTGGACGACAAGAAATGGGTgacatatatatgaaaatgcTTTTAGAAAGATATTGATAAACTCAAAACAAAACACCGAAACACAAATACTGGTACGTAACAATACCAGAACAAAAACAATATTATCCACTTGTTCGACACTATAAGTACCTTAAACTCGATAGGATAGAACCAACAGAACAGAACATGATTAGAGAGGTTATCAAGCATGCTATAGTTTCTAATGATGTTTTCATCGAATCCAGTAGATGACAAGAAATGGGTaacatatatgaaaatatttttaaaatattaataaatctgAAATGGTACACCAAAACACACAAATATCGTAACAATATAACCAACAAAACAGAACATGATTAAAAAGGTTTATCAAAGCAAGCAGTAGTGTTTAATGATGTTTCATCGAT
This genomic window contains:
- the LOC105761816 gene encoding ABC transporter G family member 20, translated to MSFVGGSMNLPAKSITRDDGHPLFTNSKQTELQKYPKKPTVSPTLAELLMHVDDAQNSPVDHRAVEIGYGCSSLPSSNPFFLCFNNLTYSVKVRKKLGSIPFCGKNSDETESNGINTKILLNEISGEAHEGEIMAVLGASGSGKSTLIDALANRIAKDSLKGTLTLNGEVLESKLLRVISAYVMQDDLLFPMLTVEETLMFSAEFRLPRSLSKSKKKARVQALIDQLGLRSAAKTVIGDEGHRGVSGGERRRVSIGIDIIHDPIVLFLDEPTSGLDSTSAFMVVKVLQRIAQSGSIVIMSIHQPSYRILSLLDRLIFLSHGNTVFAGSPGMLPSFFAEFGHPIPENENKTEFALDLIRELEETPGGTKSLVEFNKSWQARKNQRNGFSMRSNLSLKDAISASISKGKLVSGATNDSNPTASVPIFANPLWIEMMVIAKRSMTNSRRMPELFGIRLGAVVITGIILATMFWKLDNSPKGIQERLGFFAFAMSTTFYTCAEAIPVFLQERYIFMRETAYNAYRRSSYVLAHSLISIPSLVILSMAFAAITFWAVGLAGGLSGFFFFFLTIFASFWAGSSFVTFLSGIVSHVMLGFTVVVAVLAYFLLFSGFFISRNRIPLYWIWFHYISLVKYPYEAVLQNEFDDPTKCFVRGVQMFDNTPLGEVPLSVKLKLLQSMSGVLGANITGSTCVTTGKDLLVQQGITDISKWNCLWIIIAWGFFFRILFYFTLLLGSKNKRK